In Lotus japonicus ecotype B-129 chromosome 5, LjGifu_v1.2, one genomic interval encodes:
- the LOC130719803 gene encoding uncharacterized protein LOC130719803, translating into MILMDDKGCKIHVTVRKTLIYRFQSLISEGRVYQISFFGVGESGRDFRPTGHPFKINFDIHTSVRLVPNRAIDLSPYNFVPISDIMFKDLDTSFLIDVIGILTGASAEQEFEKDGGKQKRITIELDQDGARVECAFFGKYVDEVVGYLGSADATNAVVVVSCVKVKPFKGKTSLQNVYGATNVLFNHLIEEAAPLRTRFLESHDNTVHVISPLQDSTKKSTLEDDFLKQNDGKTIEQLKDLA; encoded by the exons atgattcttatggatgacaag GGTTGTAAGATTCATGTGACCGTTAGGAAGACTCTGATATACCgattccaatctttgataaGTGAGGGTCGTGTATATCAGATTTCGTTCTTTGGCGTTGGTGAAAGCGGACGTGATTTCCGACCAACCGGGcatccattcaagatcaactttgatattcatacaTCTGTGCGCTTGGTTCCCAACAGGGCCATCGATTTAAGCCCGTACAATTTTGTGCCGATATCTGATATAATGTTCAAGGATCTTGATACGTCTTTTCTTATAG ATGTCATTGGAATtctcactggtgcaagtgctgaaCAAGAATTCGAAAAAGATGGCGGGAAGCAGAAAAGAATTACTATTGAACTTGACCAAGACGG GGCTCGGGTTGAATGCGCCTTTTTTGGAAAGTATGTTGATGAGGTCGTTGGTTACCTTGGATCTGCTGATGCAACCAATGCCGTTGTTGTTGTGAGTTGTGTCAAAGTAAAGCCCTTTAAAG gTAAGACAAGTCTCCAAAATGTTTATGGAGCTACAAATGTTCTTTTTAATCATCTCATAGAAGAAGCTGCTCCCCTCCGAACTCG GTTTTTGGAATCACATGATAATACGGTGCATGTCATTAGTCCTCTGCAAGATTCTACAAAGAAATCTACCCTTGAAGATGATTTTCTAAAGCAGAATGATGGGAAAACCATCGAGCAACTAAAAGATCTTGCATAG